One stretch of Diabrotica undecimpunctata isolate CICGRU chromosome 5, icDiaUnde3, whole genome shotgun sequence DNA includes these proteins:
- the LOC140442149 gene encoding uncharacterized protein, whose product MLGLTTQSEWINNTLFVDMMEHFIKFANTSKENPSLLIMDNFENHISIKAIELTKENGVTILTVPAHSTQKMQPLNVCIYKPFKTAYCSCRQLVDAEFRNGL is encoded by the coding sequence ATGTTAGGATTGACGACACAGTCTGAGTGGATTAACAATACACTATTTGTTGACATGATGGAACACTTTATTAAATTCGCAAACACTAGCAAAGAAAACCCCAGCTTACTGATAATGGACAACTTTGAAAATCACATTTCCATAAAAGCTATTGAATTGACGAAGGAAAATGGTGTGACAATATTAACAGTTCCCGCTCATTCTACTCAAAAGATGCAGCCCTTAAACGTTTGCATTTATAAACCTTTTAAAACTGCCTACTGCAGCTGTAGACAGTTGGTCGATGCAGAATTCAGGAACGGTTTATGA